A section of the Campylobacter porcelli genome encodes:
- a CDS encoding triose-phosphate isomerase, whose product MIYAANLKCNYTRSGFLEYARVLDRNISDQSVMVFPPSSAFLETKFKFTQGAQNFYPAKSGSFTGEIGSDMLDEFGITTVLIGHSERRALGEDEPFLKAKFDFAKQNGWDIIYCIGEDDITHMNGSTKEFLCDQLENIDLEYENLVVAYEPIWAIGTGKSAKAEFIAEILDFISTKTTAPLLYGGSVNIANIDDIKAIKNCDGVLIGTASWDANKFLEIIKKD is encoded by the coding sequence ATGATTTATGCTGCAAATTTAAAATGCAACTACACAAGAAGTGGTTTTTTGGAGTATGCAAGGGTATTAGATAGAAATATAAGCGATCAAAGCGTGATGGTATTTCCGCCTTCAAGTGCGTTTTTAGAAACTAAGTTTAAATTCACTCAAGGAGCGCAAAATTTCTACCCAGCTAAAAGTGGCTCATTTACCGGTGAAATCGGTAGCGATATGCTAGATGAGTTTGGTATCACTACCGTTTTAATAGGGCATAGCGAGAGAAGGGCTTTGGGGGAAGATGAGCCATTTTTAAAAGCAAAATTTGATTTTGCTAAGCAAAATGGCTGGGATATTATCTACTGCATTGGTGAAGATGATATAACTCATATGAATGGTAGCACAAAAGAATTTTTATGCGATCAGCTTGAAAATATCGATTTAGAATATGAAAATTTAGTAGTAGCTTATGAGCCTATTTGGGCTATTGGGACTGGCAAGAGTGCTAAGGCTGAGTTTATAGCTGAAATTTTGGATTTTATCTCTACTAAAACGACAGCGCCACTACTATATGGCGGAAGTGTAAATATCGCAAATATAGATGATATCAAAGCTATAAAAAACTGCGATGGTGTTTTGATTGGGACTGCTAGCTGGGACGCTAATAAATTTTTAGAGATTATCAAAAAGGATTAA